The Acinetobacter sp. GSS19 genome includes a region encoding these proteins:
- the eno gene encoding phosphopyruvate hydratase — translation MSQIVDIRAREILDSRGNPTIEADVILESGVVGRACAPSGASTGSREALELRDGDKSRYLGKGVRTAVQNVNSQIHELLVGQNVFEQKALDDKMIALDGTENKAKLGANATLAVSLAAARAAATEQKLPLFQYIANLRGQQTLSMPVPMMNILNGGSHADNNVDIQEFMIEPVGFTSFSEALRAGAEIFHSLKSVLNQKGLNTAVGDEGGFAPNLRSNEEAITVILQAIEQTGYKAGSDIMLALDCASSEFYKNGQYILEGEGNKAFTSNQFADYLAGLVKQYPIISIEDGLDESDWEGWSYLTSILGDKIQLVGDDLFVTNPKILQRGIDEKVANSILIKYNQIGTLTETLDAIYLAKANGYTTVISHRSGETEDSTIADLAVGTAAGQIKTGSLCRSDRVSKYNQLLRIEELTKAVYRGRAEFKGLN, via the coding sequence ATGAGCCAAATCGTTGACATTCGTGCACGTGAAATTTTGGACTCTCGTGGTAACCCAACCATCGAAGCAGATGTAATTTTGGAATCTGGCGTTGTTGGCCGTGCATGTGCACCATCTGGTGCTTCAACTGGTTCTCGTGAAGCTTTAGAACTTCGTGACGGTGACAAATCACGTTACTTAGGTAAAGGCGTTCGCACTGCGGTACAAAACGTCAATAGCCAAATCCATGAGTTGCTTGTGGGTCAAAATGTTTTTGAACAAAAAGCACTTGACGACAAAATGATCGCACTTGATGGTACTGAAAACAAAGCGAAGTTGGGTGCAAACGCAACTTTAGCAGTGTCTTTGGCTGCTGCACGCGCTGCTGCAACTGAACAAAAACTTCCTCTATTCCAGTACATCGCCAACTTGCGTGGTCAACAGACTTTGTCTATGCCAGTACCAATGATGAACATCTTGAATGGTGGTTCACACGCAGACAACAATGTTGATATTCAAGAGTTTATGATTGAGCCAGTGGGCTTCACTTCATTCTCTGAAGCGTTACGTGCGGGTGCTGAAATTTTCCACTCACTAAAATCTGTACTTAACCAAAAAGGTTTAAACACTGCCGTAGGTGATGAAGGTGGTTTTGCGCCAAACCTTCGCTCTAATGAAGAAGCGATCACTGTGATTCTTCAAGCCATTGAACAGACTGGCTATAAAGCGGGTTCTGACATCATGCTTGCACTTGACTGTGCATCTTCAGAATTCTACAAAAATGGTCAGTACATTCTGGAAGGTGAAGGCAACAAAGCATTTACCAGCAATCAGTTTGCCGACTACCTTGCAGGTCTGGTCAAACAATATCCAATCATTTCGATTGAAGATGGTCTGGATGAGTCTGATTGGGAAGGCTGGTCTTACCTGACTTCAATCTTAGGTGACAAAATCCAGTTGGTAGGCGACGATTTATTCGTAACCAATCCTAAGATTTTGCAACGTGGTATTGATGAGAAAGTTGCAAACTCGATTCTGATCAAATACAACCAGATTGGCACTTTGACTGAGACTTTGGATGCAATCTATCTTGCTAAAGCAAATGGTTACACCACTGTCATTTCTCACCGTTCTGGTGAAACTGAAGATTCAACCATTGCGGATCTTGCAGTAGGTACAGCAGCAGGTCAAATCAAAACCGGTTCACTTTGCCGTTCAGACCGCGTATCGAAGTATAACCAATTGCTTCGTATTGAAGAGTTGACCAAAGCGGTTTACCGTGGTCGTGCTGAATTCAAAGGTTTGAATTAA
- a CDS encoding 3-deoxy-7-phosphoheptulonate synthase: protein MNTLQSKPITQSDIDDVNVQSIQPLVTPAQLKAELPLTETAYQTVLKGRETIRNILDGKDKRLFVVIGPCSIHDTTAAHEYADRLKVLSEKVKDSLYIVMRVYFEKPRTTVGWKGLINDPDMNDSFNIEKGLRIGRKLLLELNEKGLPCATEALDPNSPQYYQDLISWSAIGARTTESQTHREMSSGLSSPVGFKNGTDGGLTVATNAMQSVKHGHSFLGLNEDGQVSVIRTKGNPYAHVVLRGGNGKPNYDAGSVAEAENALAKAKVSNKIMIDASHANSNKDPFLQPLVLRNVTQQILEGNKSIVGLMVESHLKGGRQDIPANLCDLEYGKSVTDGCIDWETTEQTLLEMHEALKDVLPNR from the coding sequence ATGAATACACTACAGTCAAAGCCAATTACACAATCTGATATCGATGATGTGAATGTACAAAGCATTCAGCCCCTTGTAACACCAGCACAACTGAAAGCTGAACTACCTTTGACTGAAACCGCTTATCAAACCGTATTGAAAGGCCGTGAAACCATTCGCAATATTCTTGATGGCAAGGATAAACGTTTGTTTGTGGTGATTGGTCCATGTTCGATTCACGATACAACTGCCGCACATGAATATGCAGATCGTCTTAAAGTACTCAGTGAAAAAGTCAAAGATTCTCTTTATATCGTGATGCGTGTTTATTTTGAAAAACCACGTACAACAGTGGGCTGGAAAGGTCTGATCAATGACCCGGATATGAATGACTCATTCAATATCGAAAAAGGTCTACGTATTGGCCGTAAGCTATTGCTCGAACTCAATGAAAAAGGTCTACCATGTGCAACGGAAGCCCTTGATCCAAACTCACCTCAGTATTATCAAGACCTCATATCTTGGTCAGCCATTGGTGCACGTACCACAGAGAGCCAAACACACCGTGAAATGTCCTCTGGCCTTTCTTCTCCGGTAGGTTTCAAAAATGGTACAGATGGTGGTCTGACTGTTGCAACCAATGCAATGCAATCTGTGAAACATGGTCATAGCTTCTTAGGTCTGAATGAAGATGGTCAAGTTTCTGTGATTCGTACCAAAGGCAACCCATACGCACACGTTGTATTACGTGGCGGTAACGGTAAACCAAACTATGATGCAGGCTCTGTTGCTGAAGCTGAAAATGCATTAGCCAAAGCAAAAGTTAGTAACAAGATCATGATTGATGCCAGCCATGCCAATTCCAACAAAGATCCATTCTTACAGCCGTTGGTGTTACGTAATGTAACGCAACAGATTCTAGAGGGTAACAAATCAATTGTTGGTTTGATGGTAGAAAGTCATTTGAAAGGTGGACGTCAGGATATTCCCGCAAACTTATGCGATCTTGAATATGGAAAATCAGTGACAGATGGCTGTATCGACTGGGAAACTACAGAACAGACCCTGCTCGAAATGCATGAAGCATTGAAAGACGTGTTACCAAACCGTTAA
- the ispD gene encoding 2-C-methyl-D-erythritol 4-phosphate cytidylyltransferase: protein MKHLQTLESLKLWAIVPAAGSGSRFSQTELKQYQIIEEKTVLEHTIQRLNDLPLTGYVLAIGAQDDIAQKLPFRAIEKAHFCQGGVERVNSVLNALNYLSQIAHPEDWVLVHDAARPCVAVENLLALLEYAITHKTSAILAIPVRDTLKYVDQTQKVKTTVSREQLWQAQTPQIAQLGMLKHAIEQALHDHVMITDEASALEYIGATVHVVTGRSDNIKITYPEDLELARLILQSQQKSV, encoded by the coding sequence ATGAAACACCTGCAGACCCTCGAATCCCTTAAGTTATGGGCGATTGTTCCCGCTGCAGGTTCTGGTAGTCGGTTTTCTCAAACTGAATTAAAACAATATCAAATCATTGAAGAAAAAACTGTTCTTGAGCATACAATCCAGCGTTTAAATGATTTACCTCTCACGGGTTATGTTCTGGCGATTGGTGCACAGGACGATATTGCACAGAAATTGCCTTTTCGAGCAATTGAAAAAGCCCATTTTTGTCAGGGTGGTGTGGAACGTGTGAACTCCGTGCTTAATGCGCTGAACTATCTGTCACAAATCGCCCATCCCGAAGATTGGGTATTGGTTCATGATGCTGCCCGTCCATGTGTAGCTGTAGAGAACCTTCTGGCTTTACTTGAGTATGCTATAACCCATAAAACCAGTGCAATTCTTGCGATTCCGGTGCGAGACACCCTGAAATATGTAGATCAGACACAAAAGGTTAAAACAACGGTCAGTCGTGAGCAGCTCTGGCAGGCACAAACACCGCAAATTGCTCAGCTAGGTATGCTAAAGCATGCCATAGAGCAGGCTTTGCATGATCATGTGATGATTACGGATGAAGCGAGTGCACTCGAGTACATTGGTGCAACAGTACACGTGGTGACTGGACGTTCGGATAATATCAAGATTACTTATCCTGAAGATCTGGAACTGGCAAGATTAATTCTGCAATCTCAACAAAAATCAGTTTGA
- a CDS encoding A1S_1983 family putative colistin resistance protein has product MRSNTELHHGNILKLLLLASGLITSAAHADRIIACHHDQLSAGIKKICSTHFDQQRNELNNKTLSAYLISDAPMQLLQDTQQLWLQRLTECKSRNCIEQQFEQRFFDLDLYTSMKQSLTQHYIKFENGKIATQPVHFKIHQLSKDRIKIEGIAYRNPNNRTERQIYPFLAYTTPEQKQHITDNEHNCSYQFDYQKALLKITTQQKGCERFTGLYRLYD; this is encoded by the coding sequence ATGCGATCAAATACAGAACTTCATCATGGTAACATTTTGAAATTATTACTACTAGCAAGCGGTCTGATCACTTCAGCGGCTCATGCGGATCGTATCATTGCCTGTCATCACGACCAGCTTTCTGCAGGGATCAAAAAAATATGTTCCACACACTTTGATCAACAACGTAACGAACTGAACAATAAGACCCTCAGTGCATACCTGATCAGTGATGCACCGATGCAATTATTACAGGACACACAACAGTTGTGGCTACAACGTCTTACCGAATGCAAAAGTAGAAACTGTATAGAACAACAGTTCGAACAGCGTTTCTTTGATTTAGATCTCTATACTTCAATGAAGCAAAGTTTAACCCAACATTACATTAAGTTTGAAAATGGGAAAATAGCAACACAACCCGTGCATTTTAAAATTCATCAACTCAGTAAAGACCGAATTAAAATTGAAGGGATTGCTTACCGGAATCCGAATAATCGTACAGAACGCCAGATTTATCCTTTTTTGGCCTATACCACACCTGAACAAAAACAACATATTACTGATAATGAGCACAATTGCAGCTATCAGTTTGATTATCAAAAAGCTTTATTAAAAATCACAACGCAACAAAAAGGTTGCGAACGCTTTACCGGCCTGTATCGTTTATATGATTGA
- the ispF gene encoding 2-C-methyl-D-erythritol 2,4-cyclodiphosphate synthase, producing MMLQMRIGQGMDVHAFEQGEFVTLAGVQIPHTYGLKAHSDGDVVLHALCDALLGALALGDIGQHFPDTDPEFKGADSRVLLKKVYQLVLDRGYVLNNADITVACERPKLAKYNLQMRQSIADVLDVDVTQISIKATTTEKLGFTGRQEGILATATVLISHQAK from the coding sequence ATGATGCTACAAATGCGTATTGGTCAGGGAATGGATGTGCATGCCTTTGAACAGGGAGAATTTGTCACATTGGCAGGGGTGCAGATTCCACATACCTATGGTTTAAAAGCTCATTCGGATGGAGATGTGGTGTTACATGCCTTATGTGATGCTTTGTTGGGTGCATTGGCCTTAGGGGATATTGGACAACATTTTCCGGACACAGATCCCGAATTTAAAGGCGCAGACAGCAGAGTACTATTAAAAAAGGTATATCAACTGGTTTTAGATCGGGGCTATGTACTCAATAATGCGGATATCACCGTTGCCTGTGAGCGACCTAAGCTGGCGAAATATAATTTACAGATGCGTCAAAGCATCGCGGATGTGTTGGATGTCGATGTAACACAAATCAGTATTAAAGCCACCACCACCGAGAAATTAGGTTTTACCGGCCGTCAGGAAGGTATTTTAGCAACAGCAACGGTACTCATTAGTCATCAAGCAAAATGA
- the ftsB gene encoding cell division protein FtsB, which translates to MKEVFRSTSSKAVLILAIVLIAGFQYLFWFGEGGYHDHQTLTQQIQQQVEVNKELKERNRILAAEVYDLKNGIEAIEEHARLDLGLIKPHETFIQMSTISTHYKPIYINPNAKVDLTTNETPADPRIP; encoded by the coding sequence ATGAAAGAAGTTTTTCGATCAACTTCGAGTAAAGCAGTACTGATCCTTGCTATCGTTTTGATAGCAGGGTTTCAGTATTTGTTCTGGTTTGGTGAGGGTGGCTATCACGATCACCAAACACTTACTCAACAGATTCAACAGCAAGTTGAAGTAAATAAAGAATTAAAAGAACGTAACCGTATTCTGGCGGCAGAAGTGTATGACTTGAAAAATGGCATTGAAGCGATTGAAGAACATGCACGTTTAGACCTCGGTCTGATCAAGCCTCATGAAACATTTATTCAAATGAGTACCATTAGTACCCATTACAAACCGATTTATATCAATCCAAACGCAAAAGTAGATTTAACCACCAATGAAACACCTGCAGACCCTCGAATCCCTTAA